Proteins co-encoded in one Medicago truncatula cultivar Jemalong A17 chromosome 8, MtrunA17r5.0-ANR, whole genome shotgun sequence genomic window:
- the LOC25480919 gene encoding metacaspase-7 yields MGKKRALIVGLNYPNQSNFLRDSVNDSIRVKDMLITYYGFAPNAVKLVVDAKGTMNTPPLNDFRIKKTTKQINDEYICKKLTKMIKKSSAGDTIFFYFAGHGGSTTTAFDNDTGQEEYMRCHGGTMIEDSAIRHLWQTVPEGCSFTFVADCCKSGGLLEGAKEIVGHSKIGSTVSEKGLKPWNKVCKLGRPTNHPLGIFISSCQANEDCRGGFCEERLEHSSFFSQAFLRVIEETRGNVTNLKLVQRITKLLENRPIETTPGLYCDDNQMKLMFLGSP; encoded by the exons ATGGGTAAAAAACGTGCTCTAATCGTTGGCTTAAACTATCCTAATCAATCAAATTTTCTTAGAGACTCTGTTAACGACTCGATAAGAGTTAAGGATATGTTAATCACCTATTATGGTTTTGCTCCGAATGCTGTCAAGCTCGTGGTGGATGCAAAAGGCACAATGAATACTCCTCCATTAAATGATTTTCgtataaagaaaacaacaaaacagaTCAATGATGAATACATATGCAAAAAACTaactaaaatgataaaaaaatcttcGGCAGGAGACACAATATTTTTCTACTTTGCGGGACATGGAGGAAGCACAACAACAGCATTCGATAATGACACAGGCCAAGAAGAATATATGAGATGTCATGGGGGCACTATGATCGAAG ACTCGGCTATTAGACATTTGtggcaaactgttcctgaaggATGCTCCTTCACGTTTGTTGCTGACTGCTGTAAATCTGGAGGCCTACTCGAAGGCGCAAAGGAAATAGTTGGTCATAGCAAGATTGGATCTACGGTTTCCGAAAAAGGGTTGAAACCTTGGAATAAAGTATGTAAACTAGGAAGGCCCACAAATCATCCACTTGGTATATTTATATCAAGTTGTCAAGCTAATGAGGATTGCAGAGGAGGATTTTGTGAAGAGAGACTTGAACACAGTTCGTTTTTCAGTCAAGCTTTTCTTCGTGTTATCGAAGAAACAAGAGGGAATGTCACTAATTTGAAGTTAGTTCAACGAATAACAAAACTGCTTGAAAATAGACCTATCGAAACAACTCCGGGTCTTTATTGTGATGACAACCAGATGAAATTGATGTTTTTGGGGAGTCCCTAG
- the LOC25480918 gene encoding uncharacterized protein — protein MYHLFLSQSLPVQMERYLLKIQQQIVLVLALDNESVGLQARQTNNVSASVAADKLDITLNRNFKEDQRIVPSQDDTVQDPLVLESGKASADGERNPGASGELELSPCVAAAQPGNESYPSQTNGFGTIKVDRKSSPAKDQNSSVAAGLKSVDPEPGCAQTSLARDVNNDTDMCTNTKNADDNENTSEQTLFNKKLRSTGYEAVKEWSETNIDQRGATVKNEHAASFVNHSGCGSIIKNEEDLSTSSSCTPNKLKDSSSFRGVHDNENTVLKADKEVSVCHGGSFQFYKG, from the coding sequence ATGTACCATCTCTTTCTAAGCCAAAGCCTGCCAGTTCAAATGGAGAGATACCTGTTAAAGATCCAACAACAAATAGTGTTAGTGCTAGCGTTGGATAATGAATCTGTGGGTCTTCAAGCTCGTCAAACAAATAATGTTAGTGCTAGCGTTGCTGCTGACAAATTAGATATTACATTGAATAGAAACTTCAAAGAAGATCAACGTATTGTACCTTCTCAGGATGATACTGTACAGGACCCACTTGTCTTGGAATCTGGCAAAGCTAGTGCAGATGGGGAAAGGAACCCAGGAGCTTCAGGTGAACTTGAGCTTTCACCTTGTGTAGCTGCTGCACAACCTGGAAATGAATCTTATCCTAGTCAGACAAATGGTTTTGGCACTATAAAAGTTGACAGGAAAAGTTCACCAGCCAAAGATCAAAATAGCAGTGTTGCAGCAGGCCTGAAGAGCGTTGATCCAGAGCCCGGTTGTGCACAAACTAGTTTAGCTAGAGATGTAAATAATGATACCGACATGTGTACTAATACAAAAAATGCTGATGACAATGAAAATACTTCGGAACAAACTTTATTTAACAAGAAACTAAGATCAACTGGTTATGAAGCTGTAAAAGAATGGAGTGAGACCAACATTGATCAACGTGGTGCCACTGTTAAAAATGAACATGCTGCTAGTTTTGTAAACCATTCTGGCTGTGGTAGtatcataaaaaatgaagaagactTGAGTACGAGTAGTTCTTGCACGCCAAACAAGTTGAAGGATTCTTCTAGTTTTAGAGGAGTGCATGACAATGAGAATACTGTATTGAAGGCTGATAAAGAGGTAAGTGTTTGTCATGGTGGATCGTTCCAATTCTACAAAGGATGA